From the Bacillus tuaregi genome, one window contains:
- the radA gene encoding DNA repair protein RadA, with amino-acid sequence MAKRKTKFICQECGYESPKWMGKCPGCGNWNSMVEEVEKTASRRGAFAHTEESKIAAKPTPITAVETVNEARIFTDSKELNRVLGGGIVRGSLVLIGGDPGIGKSTLLLQVSSQLAVKQHSVLYISGEESLRQTKLRAERLAISSDKLLVYAETNLEEISRTIENVNPDFVIVDSIQTVFHPEITSAPGSVSQVRECTSELMRIGKTKGIAIFIVGHVTKEGSIAGPRLLEHMVDTVLYFEGERHHTYRILRAVKNRFGSTNEMGIFEMKESGLEEVDNPSEIFLEERSQGAAGSTVVASMEGTRPVLVEIQALISPTSFGNPRRMATGIDHNRVPLLMAVLEKRVGMLLQNQDAYLKVAGGVKLDEPAIDLAIAVSIASSFRDTPTRPTDCVIGEVGLTGEVRRVSRIEQRVQEAAKLGFERVILPENNLGGWKGPHGIQLIGVASVGEALRAALGG; translated from the coding sequence TTGGCTAAAAGAAAAACGAAATTTATTTGTCAGGAGTGTGGATATGAATCTCCTAAATGGATGGGGAAATGTCCAGGCTGTGGGAATTGGAACAGTATGGTGGAGGAAGTGGAAAAGACAGCCTCTAGAAGAGGGGCATTCGCACACACAGAGGAATCAAAGATTGCTGCGAAGCCGACACCGATAACAGCTGTAGAAACAGTTAACGAAGCGCGTATTTTTACTGATTCAAAAGAATTGAATCGTGTCTTAGGGGGCGGGATAGTCAGGGGATCGTTAGTTCTCATTGGTGGCGACCCGGGAATTGGTAAGTCGACGCTGCTTCTGCAGGTCTCATCACAACTAGCTGTAAAGCAACACTCTGTTTTATATATATCCGGAGAGGAATCATTGCGTCAAACAAAACTGAGAGCAGAACGCTTGGCGATATCCTCGGATAAGCTTCTTGTATATGCGGAAACAAACCTAGAGGAAATTAGTCGTACGATTGAAAATGTTAATCCTGACTTTGTCATTGTCGACTCTATTCAGACCGTTTTTCATCCGGAAATCACCTCGGCTCCGGGAAGTGTTTCACAAGTAAGGGAATGTACATCCGAGCTGATGAGAATTGGAAAGACAAAAGGCATCGCGATATTTATTGTTGGCCATGTCACAAAGGAAGGCTCTATCGCCGGACCTCGTTTGTTAGAGCATATGGTTGACACGGTATTATATTTTGAAGGGGAGCGCCACCATACATACCGTATTCTTCGTGCCGTAAAAAACCGTTTTGGTTCGACGAATGAAATGGGCATATTCGAGATGAAGGAGTCCGGTCTCGAGGAAGTGGATAACCCTTCAGAAATATTCTTAGAGGAGCGTTCTCAAGGTGCAGCAGGATCTACAGTTGTAGCATCAATGGAAGGAACAAGACCTGTACTGGTAGAAATTCAAGCGTTGATTTCACCAACGAGCTTTGGCAATCCGAGGCGAATGGCAACCGGGATTGATCACAATCGTGTTCCACTGCTCATGGCTGTGCTAGAGAAAAGAGTCGGGATGCTCCTGCAGAATCAGGATGCGTATCTAAAGGTAGCTGGCGGAGTGAAACTAGATGAACCAGCGATCGATTTAGCGATTGCGGTAAGCATTGCATCCAGTTTTCGTGATACACCGACAAGACCAACAGACTGTGTGATTGGAGAGGTAGGTTTAACTGGAGAGGTTAGGCGGGTTTCCCGTATCGAACAACGGGTGCAGGAAGCTGCTAAACTTGGCTTTGAACGGGTTATTCTACCGGAAAATAATCTTGGCGGCTGGAAAGGACCACATGGAATACAATTAATCGGGGTTGCTTCTGTCGGTGAAGCACTACGAGCTGCTTTAGGGGGATAA
- the clpC gene encoding ATP-dependent protease ATP-binding subunit ClpC has translation MMFGRFTERAQKVLALAQEEAIRLGHNNIGTEHILLGLVREGEGIAAKALYALGLSSEKIQKEVEDLIGRGQDAAGSIHYTPRAKKVTELSMDEARKLGHSYVGTEHILLGLIREGEGVAARVLNNLGVSLNKARQQVLQLLGSNESGSHQGGSAASANTPTLDSLARDLTVIAREGSLDPVIGRSKEIQRVIEVLSRRTKNNPVLIGEPGVGKTAIAEGLAQQIVNNEVPEILRNKRVMTLDMGTVVAGTKYRGEFEDRLKKVMDEIRQAGNIILFIDELHTLIGAGGAEGAIDASNILKPSLARGELQCIGATTLDEYRKYIEKDAALERRFQPIMVDEPTAEESIQILKGLRDRYEAHHRVSITDEAIDAAVKLSDRYISDRFLPDKAIDLIDEAGSKVRLRSYTTPPNLKELEVKLEEVRKEKDAAVQSQEFEKAASLRDSEQRLREQLEETKKIWKEKQGKENSEVTIDDIASVVSSWTGIPVSKLQQTETDKLLKLEEILHSRVIGQEEAVIAISKAVRRARAGLKDPKRPIGSFVFLGPTGVGKTELARALAEAMFGDEDAMIRIDMSEYMEKHSTSRLVGSPPGYVGYEEGGQLTEKVRRKPYSVVLLDEIEKAHPDVFNILLQVLEDGRLTDSKGRTVDFRNTVLIMTSNVGASALQRNKYVGFNIQDSNQDYKDMKGKVMEELKKAFRPEFLNRIDEIIVFHALEKKHLKEIVSLMSEQLTKRLKEQNITLSLTDAALEKISVEGYDPEYGARPLRRAIQKHIEDRLSEELLKGTVLTGQIVIIDVVNDEFTIKASEQQPESQLQN, from the coding sequence ATGATGTTTGGACGATTTACAGAAAGAGCGCAAAAGGTGCTGGCTTTAGCCCAGGAAGAAGCGATTCGATTAGGTCATAATAATATTGGAACAGAGCATATTTTATTAGGGCTTGTCCGTGAGGGCGAGGGAATAGCAGCAAAGGCCTTGTATGCATTAGGATTAAGCTCAGAGAAAATCCAGAAGGAAGTTGAGGATTTGATTGGCAGAGGCCAGGATGCAGCCGGGTCCATTCATTACACACCACGTGCAAAAAAAGTAACAGAGCTATCCATGGATGAAGCACGAAAGCTGGGTCATTCCTATGTTGGAACAGAGCATATCCTCTTAGGACTTATTCGTGAAGGTGAAGGCGTTGCAGCGCGAGTGCTGAACAATTTAGGCGTAAGCTTAAATAAAGCTCGTCAGCAGGTCCTACAACTACTTGGAAGCAACGAATCCGGCTCACACCAGGGTGGTTCTGCAGCCAGTGCTAATACACCTACTCTAGACAGCTTAGCGCGCGACCTTACCGTTATTGCCCGTGAAGGAAGCTTGGACCCAGTGATTGGTAGAAGCAAAGAAATTCAACGTGTAATTGAAGTGTTAAGCAGAAGAACAAAAAATAACCCTGTTTTAATCGGTGAACCGGGAGTCGGTAAAACCGCTATTGCGGAAGGGCTTGCCCAGCAAATCGTTAATAATGAAGTGCCTGAAATCCTGCGTAACAAGCGAGTTATGACTCTTGATATGGGTACTGTTGTAGCAGGTACAAAATATCGTGGTGAGTTTGAAGACCGTTTAAAGAAAGTAATGGATGAAATTCGTCAAGCAGGAAATATTATTCTATTTATCGATGAGCTTCATACATTGATTGGTGCCGGTGGTGCAGAAGGTGCGATTGATGCTTCTAATATCTTAAAGCCTTCACTAGCCCGCGGCGAACTGCAGTGTATCGGGGCAACAACACTAGATGAGTACCGTAAATATATCGAAAAGGACGCTGCATTAGAGCGACGTTTCCAGCCAATTATGGTGGATGAACCAACTGCAGAAGAATCGATTCAAATCTTAAAGGGACTGCGCGACAGATATGAAGCCCATCATAGAGTTTCTATAACAGATGAAGCTATTGATGCAGCTGTCAAACTGTCTGACCGTTATATTTCAGATCGATTCCTTCCTGATAAAGCCATTGACTTAATTGATGAAGCGGGTTCAAAGGTTCGTCTTCGCTCATATACTACGCCTCCAAACTTAAAGGAGCTGGAAGTAAAGCTTGAAGAAGTGAGAAAAGAGAAGGATGCAGCTGTTCAAAGCCAGGAATTTGAGAAAGCAGCTTCATTAAGAGACTCAGAGCAGCGCCTACGTGAGCAGCTTGAGGAAACAAAGAAGATTTGGAAGGAAAAGCAAGGAAAGGAAAACAGCGAAGTTACTATTGATGATATTGCTAGTGTTGTATCGAGCTGGACTGGAATCCCAGTTTCCAAACTGCAGCAAACTGAAACTGATAAGCTATTGAAGCTGGAAGAGATTCTCCACTCACGCGTGATTGGTCAGGAAGAGGCAGTCATTGCTATTTCTAAGGCTGTTCGCCGTGCGCGTGCAGGCTTAAAGGATCCAAAACGACCAATTGGTTCATTCGTATTCCTTGGACCTACTGGTGTAGGTAAAACTGAATTAGCTCGGGCATTAGCTGAAGCGATGTTCGGTGATGAGGATGCGATGATTCGAATTGATATGTCTGAATACATGGAGAAGCATTCCACTTCAAGACTTGTTGGATCACCTCCAGGCTATGTCGGCTATGAGGAAGGCGGCCAGCTGACTGAAAAGGTAAGAAGAAAGCCTTACTCTGTTGTACTATTAGATGAAATTGAAAAGGCGCATCCAGATGTCTTTAATATTCTGCTTCAAGTATTAGAGGATGGGAGATTAACGGATTCTAAAGGTCGGACAGTGGACTTCCGAAATACTGTCTTAATCATGACATCTAACGTAGGTGCTTCGGCATTACAGAGAAATAAATACGTTGGCTTTAACATTCAGGACTCTAATCAGGATTACAAGGATATGAAGGGCAAGGTAATGGAGGAATTGAAGAAGGCGTTCCGTCCAGAATTCCTGAATCGTATTGATGAAATTATCGTATTCCATGCATTAGAGAAGAAGCATCTGAAGGAGATTGTTTCTCTTATGTCAGAGCAATTAACAAAGCGTCTAAAAGAGCAGAATATTACGCTTAGTCTTACAGATGCTGCTTTAGAAAAAATCTCAGTTGAGGGATATGATCCGGAATACGGTGCCCGTCCACTGCGTAGAGCGATTCAAAAGCATATTGAGGATCGTTTATCAGAGGAGCTTTTAAAGGGAACGGTCTTAACCGGACAGATAGTCATCATTGATGTAGTGAACGATGAATTTACAATCAAAGCATCAGAACAACAGCCTGAATCACAACTGCAAAACTAA